In Ahaetulla prasina isolate Xishuangbanna chromosome 6, ASM2864084v1, whole genome shotgun sequence, a single window of DNA contains:
- the CHST3 gene encoding carbohydrate sulfotransferase 3 isoform X1: MDKILTLSQDIWELLHRLRMKSKYAILLVFVVALVIIEKENNIISRVSDKLKQSPQSLPEANSTDSGLMPPENGSLLSLSALDLAFSQLKHRLQNITLQLGGTLLAPTQKTRKHVLLMATTRTGSSFVGEFFNQQGNIFYLFEPLWHVERTVSFESGGANAVGSALVYRDVLKQLFLCDLYILENFIIPFPEDHLTRFLFRRGSSRSLCEEPVCTPFVKKVFEKYHCKNRRCGPLNVTLAVEACLQKEHMALKAVRIRQLEFLRPLVEDPRLDLRIIQLVRDPRAVLASRMVAFSGKYDTWKKWANEGVATLNEDEVQRLRGNCESIRLSAELGLKQPAWLQGRYMLVRYEDIARSPLQKAKEMYKFTGIALTTQVEDWIRKNTQAPQDSNDIYSTQKNSSEQFEKWRFSIPFKLAQVVQNICTPAMKLFGYKLANSAETLTNRSISLLEERRNFWIT, from the exons ATGGATAAAATCCTCACCTTGTCTCAAGACATCTGGGAACTGCTTCACCGCCTGAGGATGAAGAGCAAGTATGCCATTCTTCTGGTCTTTGTGGTAGCCCTTGTCATAATTGAGAAGGAGAACAACATCATCTcaag GGTTTCAGACAAACTGAAGCAGTCTCCCCAGTCCCTGCCGGAAGCCAACAGCACTGATTCCGGGTTGATGCCGCCAGAGAATGGCTCCCTCTTGTCACTCAGCGCACTGGACCTTGCCTTCTCCCAGCTGAAGCACCGGTTGCAGAACATCACTTTGCAGCTTGGGGGCACTCTGTTGGCCCCCACTCAAAAGACCCGGAAACATGTTCTCCTCATGGCCACCACCCGTACCGGCTCTTCCTTTGTAGGAGAATTCTTCAACCAGCAGGGCAACATTTTCTACCTCTTTGAACCGCTGTGGCATGTAGAAAGGACGGTGTCTTTCGAATCGGGCGGCGCCAATGCGGTGGGATCGGCCCTTGTCTACCGAGATGTTTTGAAGCAGCTGTTCCTCTGCGACCTTTACATTTTGGAAAACTTCATCATCCCATTCCCAGAGGATCACCTGACTCGGTTTCTCTTTCGGCGTGGTTCAAGTCGCTCGTTGTGCGAGGAGCCTGTTTGCACGCCCTTTGTCAAGAAGGTCTTTGAGAAGTACCACTGCAAGAACCGCCGCTGCGGCCCCCTGAATGTGACCCTGGCAGTGGAGGCCTGCCTGCAGAAGGAACACATGGCCCTTAAGGCTGTCCGAATCCGACAGCTGGAATTCTTGCGTCCGTTAGTCGAAGACCCCCGCCTGGACTTGAGGATTATTCAGTTGGTGCGAGATCCTCGTGCGGTGCTGGCCTCCCGCATGGTGGCTTTTTCGGGTAAGTATGACACCTGGAAGAAATGGGCTAATGAAGGTGTAGCAACCCTTAACGAGGATGAAGTCCAGAGATTGAGAGGCAACTGTGAAAGCATCCGACTCTCGGCTGAACTTGGTTTAAAGCAGCCGGCATGGCTTCAGGGTCGCTACATGCTGGTCCGCTATGAGGACATTGCCAGATCCCCCCTCCAGAAAGCCAAGGAGATGTATAAATTCACCGGCATCGCTCTCACCACGCAGGTGGAGGACTGGATCCGGAAGAATACACAGGCCCCTCAAGATAGCAATGACATCTACTCCACCCAGAAAAACTCCTCTGAACAGTTTGAAAAGTGGCGATTCAGTATCCCCTTCAAACTCGCCCAGGTGGTACAGAACATCTGCACACCAGCCATGAAACTCTTTGGCTACAAATTGGCCAACAGCGCTGAGACTCTTACAAACAGATCCATTAGCTTGCTAGAAGAGAGAAGAAACTTCTGGATCACGTAA
- the CHST3 gene encoding carbohydrate sulfotransferase 3 isoform X2 has product MDKILTLSQDIWELLHRLRMKSKYAILLVFVVALVIIEKENNIISRVSDKLKQSPQSLPEANSTDSGLMPPENGSLLSLSALDLAFSQLKHRLQNITLQLGGTLLAPTQKTRKHVLLMATTRTGSSFVGEFFNQQGNIFYLFEPLWHVERTVSFESGGANAVGSALVYRDVLKQLFLCDLYILENFIIPFPEDHLTRFLFRRGSSRSLCEEPVCTPFVKKVFEKYHCKNRRCGPLNVTLAVEACLQKEHMALKAVRIRQLEFLRPLVEDPRLDLRIIQLVRDPRAVLASRMVAFSGKYDTWKKWANEGVATLNEDEVQRLRGNCESIRLSAELGLKQPAWLQGRYMLVRYEDIARSPLQKAKEMYKFTGIALTTQVEDWIRKNTQAPQDSNDIYSTQKNSSEQFEKWRFSIPFKLAQVVQNICTPAMKLFGYKLANSAETLTNRSISLLEERRNFWIT; this is encoded by the exons ATGGATAAAATCCTCACCTTGTCTCAAGACATCTGGGAACTGCTTCACCGCCTGAGGATGAAGAGCAAGTACGCCATTCTTCTGGTCTTTGTGGTAGCCCTTGTCATAATTGAGAAGGAGAACAACATCATCTcaag GGTTTCAGACAAACTGAAGCAGTCTCCCCAGTCCCTGCCGGAAGCCAACAGCACTGATTCCGGGTTGATGCCGCCAGAGAATGGCTCCCTCTTGTCACTCAGCGCACTGGACCTTGCCTTCTCCCAGCTGAAGCACCGGTTGCAGAACATCACTTTGCAGCTTGGGGGCACTCTGTTGGCCCCCACTCAAAAGACCCGGAAACATGTTCTCCTCATGGCCACCACCCGTACCGGCTCTTCCTTTGTAGGAGAATTCTTCAACCAGCAGGGCAACATTTTCTACCTCTTTGAACCGCTGTGGCATGTAGAAAGGACGGTGTCTTTCGAATCGGGCGGCGCCAATGCGGTGGGATCGGCCCTTGTCTACCGAGATGTTTTGAAGCAGCTGTTCCTCTGCGACCTTTACATTTTGGAAAACTTCATCATCCCATTCCCAGAGGATCACCTGACTCGGTTTCTCTTTCGGCGTGGTTCAAGTCGCTCGTTGTGCGAGGAGCCTGTTTGCACGCCCTTTGTCAAGAAGGTCTTTGAGAAGTACCACTGCAAGAACCGCCGCTGCGGCCCCCTGAATGTGACCCTGGCAGTGGAGGCCTGCCTGCAGAAGGAACACATGGCCCTTAAGGCTGTCCGAATCCGACAGCTGGAATTCTTGCGTCCGTTAGTCGAAGACCCCCGCCTGGACTTGAGGATTATTCAGTTGGTGCGAGATCCTCGTGCGGTGCTGGCCTCCCGCATGGTGGCTTTTTCGGGTAAGTATGACACCTGGAAGAAATGGGCTAATGAAGGTGTAGCAACCCTTAACGAGGATGAAGTCCAGAGATTGAGAGGCAACTGTGAAAGCATCCGACTCTCGGCTGAACTTGGTTTAAAGCAGCCGGCATGGCTTCAGGGTCGCTACATGCTGGTCCGCTATGAGGACATTGCCAGATCCCCCCTCCAGAAAGCCAAGGAGATGTATAAATTCACCGGCATCGCTCTCACCACGCAGGTGGAGGACTGGATCCGGAAGAATACACAGGCCCCTCAAGATAGCAATGACATCTACTCCACCCAGAAAAACTCCTCTGAACAGTTTGAAAAGTGGCGATTCAGTATCCCCTTCAAACTCGCCCAGGTGGTACAGAACATCTGCACACCAGCCATGAAACTCTTTGGCTACAAATTGGCCAACAGCGCTGAGACTCTTACAAACAGATCCATTAGCTTGCTAGAAGAGAGAAGAAACTTCTGGATCACGTAA
- the CHST3 gene encoding carbohydrate sulfotransferase 3 isoform X3 — protein sequence MDKILTLSQDIWELLHRLRMKSKVSDKLKQSPQSLPEANSTDSGLMPPENGSLLSLSALDLAFSQLKHRLQNITLQLGGTLLAPTQKTRKHVLLMATTRTGSSFVGEFFNQQGNIFYLFEPLWHVERTVSFESGGANAVGSALVYRDVLKQLFLCDLYILENFIIPFPEDHLTRFLFRRGSSRSLCEEPVCTPFVKKVFEKYHCKNRRCGPLNVTLAVEACLQKEHMALKAVRIRQLEFLRPLVEDPRLDLRIIQLVRDPRAVLASRMVAFSGKYDTWKKWANEGVATLNEDEVQRLRGNCESIRLSAELGLKQPAWLQGRYMLVRYEDIARSPLQKAKEMYKFTGIALTTQVEDWIRKNTQAPQDSNDIYSTQKNSSEQFEKWRFSIPFKLAQVVQNICTPAMKLFGYKLANSAETLTNRSISLLEERRNFWIT from the exons ATGGATAAAATCCTCACCTTGTCTCAAGACATCTGGGAACTGCTTCACCGCCTGAGGATGAAGAGCAA GGTTTCAGACAAACTGAAGCAGTCTCCCCAGTCCCTGCCGGAAGCCAACAGCACTGATTCCGGGTTGATGCCGCCAGAGAATGGCTCCCTCTTGTCACTCAGCGCACTGGACCTTGCCTTCTCCCAGCTGAAGCACCGGTTGCAGAACATCACTTTGCAGCTTGGGGGCACTCTGTTGGCCCCCACTCAAAAGACCCGGAAACATGTTCTCCTCATGGCCACCACCCGTACCGGCTCTTCCTTTGTAGGAGAATTCTTCAACCAGCAGGGCAACATTTTCTACCTCTTTGAACCGCTGTGGCATGTAGAAAGGACGGTGTCTTTCGAATCGGGCGGCGCCAATGCGGTGGGATCGGCCCTTGTCTACCGAGATGTTTTGAAGCAGCTGTTCCTCTGCGACCTTTACATTTTGGAAAACTTCATCATCCCATTCCCAGAGGATCACCTGACTCGGTTTCTCTTTCGGCGTGGTTCAAGTCGCTCGTTGTGCGAGGAGCCTGTTTGCACGCCCTTTGTCAAGAAGGTCTTTGAGAAGTACCACTGCAAGAACCGCCGCTGCGGCCCCCTGAATGTGACCCTGGCAGTGGAGGCCTGCCTGCAGAAGGAACACATGGCCCTTAAGGCTGTCCGAATCCGACAGCTGGAATTCTTGCGTCCGTTAGTCGAAGACCCCCGCCTGGACTTGAGGATTATTCAGTTGGTGCGAGATCCTCGTGCGGTGCTGGCCTCCCGCATGGTGGCTTTTTCGGGTAAGTATGACACCTGGAAGAAATGGGCTAATGAAGGTGTAGCAACCCTTAACGAGGATGAAGTCCAGAGATTGAGAGGCAACTGTGAAAGCATCCGACTCTCGGCTGAACTTGGTTTAAAGCAGCCGGCATGGCTTCAGGGTCGCTACATGCTGGTCCGCTATGAGGACATTGCCAGATCCCCCCTCCAGAAAGCCAAGGAGATGTATAAATTCACCGGCATCGCTCTCACCACGCAGGTGGAGGACTGGATCCGGAAGAATACACAGGCCCCTCAAGATAGCAATGACATCTACTCCACCCAGAAAAACTCCTCTGAACAGTTTGAAAAGTGGCGATTCAGTATCCCCTTCAAACTCGCCCAGGTGGTACAGAACATCTGCACACCAGCCATGAAACTCTTTGGCTACAAATTGGCCAACAGCGCTGAGACTCTTACAAACAGATCCATTAGCTTGCTAGAAGAGAGAAGAAACTTCTGGATCACGTAA
- the CHST3 gene encoding carbohydrate sulfotransferase 3 isoform X4 yields the protein MPPENGSLLSLSALDLAFSQLKHRLQNITLQLGGTLLAPTQKTRKHVLLMATTRTGSSFVGEFFNQQGNIFYLFEPLWHVERTVSFESGGANAVGSALVYRDVLKQLFLCDLYILENFIIPFPEDHLTRFLFRRGSSRSLCEEPVCTPFVKKVFEKYHCKNRRCGPLNVTLAVEACLQKEHMALKAVRIRQLEFLRPLVEDPRLDLRIIQLVRDPRAVLASRMVAFSGKYDTWKKWANEGVATLNEDEVQRLRGNCESIRLSAELGLKQPAWLQGRYMLVRYEDIARSPLQKAKEMYKFTGIALTTQVEDWIRKNTQAPQDSNDIYSTQKNSSEQFEKWRFSIPFKLAQVVQNICTPAMKLFGYKLANSAETLTNRSISLLEERRNFWIT from the coding sequence ATGCCGCCAGAGAATGGCTCCCTCTTGTCACTCAGCGCACTGGACCTTGCCTTCTCCCAGCTGAAGCACCGGTTGCAGAACATCACTTTGCAGCTTGGGGGCACTCTGTTGGCCCCCACTCAAAAGACCCGGAAACATGTTCTCCTCATGGCCACCACCCGTACCGGCTCTTCCTTTGTAGGAGAATTCTTCAACCAGCAGGGCAACATTTTCTACCTCTTTGAACCGCTGTGGCATGTAGAAAGGACGGTGTCTTTCGAATCGGGCGGCGCCAATGCGGTGGGATCGGCCCTTGTCTACCGAGATGTTTTGAAGCAGCTGTTCCTCTGCGACCTTTACATTTTGGAAAACTTCATCATCCCATTCCCAGAGGATCACCTGACTCGGTTTCTCTTTCGGCGTGGTTCAAGTCGCTCGTTGTGCGAGGAGCCTGTTTGCACGCCCTTTGTCAAGAAGGTCTTTGAGAAGTACCACTGCAAGAACCGCCGCTGCGGCCCCCTGAATGTGACCCTGGCAGTGGAGGCCTGCCTGCAGAAGGAACACATGGCCCTTAAGGCTGTCCGAATCCGACAGCTGGAATTCTTGCGTCCGTTAGTCGAAGACCCCCGCCTGGACTTGAGGATTATTCAGTTGGTGCGAGATCCTCGTGCGGTGCTGGCCTCCCGCATGGTGGCTTTTTCGGGTAAGTATGACACCTGGAAGAAATGGGCTAATGAAGGTGTAGCAACCCTTAACGAGGATGAAGTCCAGAGATTGAGAGGCAACTGTGAAAGCATCCGACTCTCGGCTGAACTTGGTTTAAAGCAGCCGGCATGGCTTCAGGGTCGCTACATGCTGGTCCGCTATGAGGACATTGCCAGATCCCCCCTCCAGAAAGCCAAGGAGATGTATAAATTCACCGGCATCGCTCTCACCACGCAGGTGGAGGACTGGATCCGGAAGAATACACAGGCCCCTCAAGATAGCAATGACATCTACTCCACCCAGAAAAACTCCTCTGAACAGTTTGAAAAGTGGCGATTCAGTATCCCCTTCAAACTCGCCCAGGTGGTACAGAACATCTGCACACCAGCCATGAAACTCTTTGGCTACAAATTGGCCAACAGCGCTGAGACTCTTACAAACAGATCCATTAGCTTGCTAGAAGAGAGAAGAAACTTCTGGATCACGTAA